A region of the Bombus pyrosoma isolate SC7728 linkage group LG15, ASM1482585v1, whole genome shotgun sequence genome:
TTACTGAGTTCATCATCTATCTTGTGGATCCTTTTTCTAGAAAGCTTCTCAATTACGAACAGAGAAGCGGAAATCTCACCTCCATTCGCACCTGGCACGTTGAGAGTATCGCCAGTTTGATAAGTGGCACCGTAGCCCGTGTCTTGATTAGCCAACTCGTGCAGTCGAGTAGAGCTGAGAGCGCGAGGAATGGCGTTGCTAGGTACACCGTGCGGTGCCAGATGTGTCGCTTCGGCTACTTGACGAGGATCCTCCGTCTGCGGCAGCTCGGAGACGAAGCCTGTATCCTTTCTGTAAAAGTTGATGAACACGAACGCGCCAAGAACGACGATGCAGATGAGACCGTAAGCTCGGAATGTCGCAGTTGTTCCTAGGAAATTGTACGAAAAAGAGTCCCATTTAATGTAGAAGAAGTACAAAATGCATATACATGGAAAAGCACAACGTGCATAAAAAGATGTGTCACGTAAGCTTTGCGAAAGTCCGTCAATGAAAATTCGGAACACGTTGATagaattgaaagaagaaaatttaatgcGGTGCCAAATGTATTCGTAAGTTTATCAACGATCAATCGATAGAATCAGCGACAACGAAGTTTCAATTGTAACGACAAACGCTAGCAGGAATATGACCAGTCTTAAAACGCAAGTCAATCAATTCAGAAAGTTGCGAACGACAGGTAGTAAGTAAAGTTTCATTAgtatttcttcgatatttaagagattttataatacatcTTGCACAATAATCTACCAATCAATGATATTAATGTATTGATATGTTACGAGTCGTAGGTCATAGACTTTTCTCATATTCGAACGAGCATTCGAACAATTGGAATTATCAACTGACTTGTAACTTGAAAACTTTGTTCGTAGAACTTGATTTACTTCATTGGCAAACTTGTCGCTGTTACgtaagagaatttattaattcttataaCCTGTAACTCGTGACTTATAAAAGTTcacttaattaatattctccCAACTTTGTGAGAGAATTCGGATTTGACAAAGCGATATTGCATAAATGTCGACGAGGCACGAATATTTTTTGGTGAATTTAGCCttgatcgatttatttaagaaacgatGTAGGTAACGTTGGAGAGCTATTAATAACGTAATCTGGTGAATATTCCAAGTCGAATCAATATCGAATTACTTGCATTTCTCGACACGTGGTCAACGTGAATCGATAAGACATCACGCAACACAGGATACTAAGAACTCACCGTAAGCGTCGACGAACATGCCACCGATCACAGCTCCGCATCCCCTGCCAAGACCATGATGGATACCTTGAAGAACACCCTGCGCGCTTGTACGCAATTGTGGAGGCGTGTTATGAGAGATGTAGCTGCAACACGCGGCCCACACAGCCGCATGGGTTATCCCCTGGATGAACTCGAAAGGCAGCACCCACCATGGAATCGTcagataagaaatataaaggaaaCGAAACACGTTTCCACCCAGTCCCATGCACAACACCTGAAATTGCGTGTGTgtatttactttaaaaataagtttCGTAATCGCTAAGTGGCCTAAAGGTGGTGCACGTAACCcatgtttattattatgaacATGTATGTTGCAAATATGATGGAGAATGAAGTTGAACACAAATATTCTACTGTATCCTATGTATTCTATTGTATAAGAAGTTCGGCAATCTTCGTAAAAGTTAATCTCGAAAGGATTAAATTTGAGGGttcttaatgaaaattaaatgaatgaACTACCTTCACGTGACCGATTTGACGGATCAGTTTAAAGCTGAAGAAGTAAGCAAATATCTCGGAAATGTGATTGATCACGGAGGCGACACCAAATAGAGTCGGTGTGCCATTGTAGTCCTGAAGATGCCAAAAGAGGAAGGTAAAAATCAGCCCGATACCGAATCCCATGAACCACGCGACGAAAAGGAAGGATGCGCACTTGAGGTCTTTGAATTGCTTCAATACGGTCACCCATTCCGGGATCTCTCGCGTCGTTTGAGCGAACATTTTCGTCTGGAACAATACGAAGCTCGTTTAGAATGCGTAATAATCTCACGGGATCGATATGATCAACCCTTTGCGCTCCAGAAGCATTTTAATATCTCTTTCCATCAACCtggtaattaaaatgtaaattcatgagaaaatgtgtatatatcaATGTATTAATGTaagtacatttatattttataatgtctCGAATGTCATCTGAAATAATCGCACGTATGATTTCCTGAAAAAGATAGGACTTAAAGGAATTCATCcctttcgaattttattgtagactctaataaaaaaaattgatagacATTCTTctggaatgaaattttccgtGAATATCACCGAGAAATCGTGTCGGTACAACTTTGCAGTTCAAAGTAAACGCTTCaaatcaaaaatatcgaatcaaGAATACATTACCTTGCCTTCAGGCGGTTGTTGTTTCACATTCAGATTTACCGCTGCAGACGAGTCCTGAAGACTGGGCAGATTCAGCTGTTGAGACAGTTGACTCTGCAGCTGCTCCTCCCTTGTTGGCTCTGCAGGAGGCTTCTCCACTTCCTGCGCAACGAAACGGGTTACTTCATTCGACATTTGGTGCATGATATTGGCGACCATGATATTTGATCACTCACCAGTTCCGTGACCGGAAAATCGTATTTAAAGTTGATCTGCGTGGCAGTGATCAGAGCGGCACCCATGAGGACGCTGAAGATCGCGAAGCAGATCGTATAATTCTTCTCCATTGCATCTGGACCGCATGGATGCTCGGAGAACGCAGTGCTATGATCTAGAGCGATACCGACGAAGAACATAGCAAGACCCCAGCCTAAACTACCGAACATTCGCTGGTGACCGTACCTGTACCGGAAAAGAAGCTCGAAatgcaaagaaataattagaagTTCGATGTTAAACAGGCAAAATTTACTTGTCCGCGTCTTCGCCTAATAAAGTGATGACGGCAGAGTCAGCTAGAGTGATCGCAGGCGCCGAGAAGAATTCACCGACTATCACCAACAGTAACAGGAGGAAGAAGGTTTTTTGGATGTCCTAGAACAGTAATTGCTTGTTAAGCGATAACacgaaagtgaaagaaaacTAGCTGCGATTGTCAAATATGAAAGCGATATGTACCGGTAACCTGTAGACAATCGAACTGTAGAGAGGTTTCACCCATCCTTTGTTCTCCTCTTCGTTGTAATTCGCAGCATTGGAAACACTATGAGGACTCTTGCCGGAGTGAGGTACGTTGACGTAACGTTTGGTCCTAACCAACGGCATCTGGACATCTTCATCatcattttcatcattttcgttcgcttcttcttcttcttcctcttcgtccaACAAGGATACCTTACTTGGAGACCTCACGGTGGTCGTTTGAAACTTGGATAGAGACTCCTTCTCCTCTGAAACTTCATCACTGGCGTCTCTTTTCACCATGACCTTCATTGGTGGTGGTTTCACTCTCGTCTTGGTGTGCGTATACGCCTTCTTTGGTGGTCTTCCATCGTCCAAAGGTTGGTtctgaaattaatgaaaattaaacttGATGGCCCTTTGATTGAGCCAAAtagtagtaataattaaactgtggatttttatgtatttgtggAAAGTTTCAAGGTCCAGAAATGCAAAGAATGTATAGAGCAGAGTCGTGCAGTACCGTGCAAAATTAGTTCTGGTTTTTTCCAACAGGTATCGGTACCTTTACTTGaataaacaaatgaatataataatccTGTGTAACATATTTCAGTGCCACATTGTTTATTCCGTCGTTTTCGCTGTTTCGTCACattttgatacatttttcttagtggcactgaaatttttcaattttgttatgCACTTGTAGCTGTCTCTGAAACAAAGAACACAACTTACATTTAGGAAACGTTTGTATTCGAGCACATCAGCTGGACGGTTTTTCCTTTGCAGAGTCTCAAAGTCGATAGTCTTAGCTTCGGGATCGTTTTCTTCGAACACCAGCTGTTTGTATTTCAAATCTTCGACAGGGCTCTCTTCCGTTGAAGTACTCGTTCCTTCTTGCGTTTCTCTTCGAACTCTATCGTTATTGAGATCGTAATTTTCCCCCACATCGTTCATCGTGCCCTTATTCATTTGTAAACTGAGAGCCGCCAGTGGATTTAGCTTGCTGTCTTTACGCAGCCTCTCGAAAACGACATTGTCCGCGATCTCTAAACattcttcgtcgtttcgatGATAAAAATCATCAAGATTTGCGGATCGTTTAACTATTCTTAATTTAGGGTTCGGTGGTTCCAGATACGGCGTGTTGTTTCGTATAACCCAACACGATGTGGCCGGTGGTTGCATGAAGGCCAGAGGAAGAGTGAAGATGATCCAGCAAGAGAGAGAGGCTAAAAAAATCACCTTGCCCTTCTGCCACCTAAAAGAGAAGCAACCATTTCCTAAGTAAATTTGAAACTGTGTGATTTGGCTTGGTCAAATCGCGTTTCTCTCTGTCCTCGAGGCGGATAAATCGATAAGAGGTTGAAGCTTTCTCTCCCAGCTTTGCTAACCCACGCAATATTGGATTCTGGATAATATCCACTAACATTAACCGAGCAAACTGTTTATATATGCAATGCAAACATACGTGTATGTAATACCAGCTAAAAGGGCAAGTAAGCAGAGGCAcgtaaaaagaattctataCTCGTGTCATTCGTCCAACttacatttctttaaaacatattcatcgatatttgAACTTTACTGCcagcattttatttttctttttaatagcatatatacatacacatagtTGGTCGAGAAGGTATTCGTACACTTGTCGACATTCTTTATGAACATATTGCGTGTGTTACatgaaacgttttgaaatttcgctgGTACTATGGTAAAACACTAATATCGTGGTTATATTTTCGGCAGAATTTGGAACGATTCTAAACATTATACAGAAGTTACAGGATATTTAGTACAAGCATATATCCTGCAGAgatcacgaaagtatttaagCAGATGGTCATCCGCAATATTAATGAGCCTCGGTATTCGCAGGGGCAATTAGTAACGCTTATTATATGCTCAGAGTGGATTATGTAAGTACTTACGAGGTATCAGGATGTCACGTTATTTGAAGGAAAAAGTAGGAGAAGGGACCAAAGCATTACAGATAGAATGAGACGTGGAAACGTCGAAGAGAAGAACGGATATTAGAGATGGGGACAGGAAAGAAGGTGTAATGTCTGTAAGAGGAATATTGAGACGTTAAAACATTCGATGGAAGACTGCACACGAGTGGAAAGAATAAACACAGGTGTGAACAAGATTTTGAGATACAAAAAATTGGAATAGATGAATGAATGACTAAGGAAGATGGAAAGAACGAGGAGggaaaagataaagaatagCAGTAGAAGTGGCCGATGGAAATAATAGttctaaaataagaaaagcTTCTAACGTAGACTCTTAATATGTAGTAACTAGGTTAAGGATATTGAAGGATAAATGAGAAGATCGGAAGAGGAAGTGTGtgattcgaaaaattataacaaagtcgcatttattgcatattatatCTCATATTATACTTAAAGTGGCTATTTATACCGAacttttactaaatataaatttgtagcaaatatcttgcaacccctgtatatattttcagattaaattcaaattttgccAATATAGTTTTGCCAATCGCGGTCACGTTATAGTgctaatgaaatatcaaaatgtttcatataatacGCATAACATGCACATACAAACTTTCTACGACAggtgtacaaatacttttgcgAACAATTGTATAAGAATCTTGTGCAATTTACTACGAAAGCATTCGAAATATAGTTTAACCGAAAGATTTAAAGCTTGTCACATCCGTTGATATTTGAACTTTGCCACTTtagtattcttttttttaataacatatatatgcaATATGTACGATATGCCACGagagtatatagtatatacgATTTAACGAAAAGACTTAAGATAATTGCCACTGAATTGCACGAGTAATTCTCTACTGAGAGTTACTGTGTTTACCAGTCTAGTAGATCGAACCTCTCACCTGTCAGCCAACGAACCCCAGAAAGGCGCGCTAAGGAACTCGATGAAGGGTCTTAGTCCCATCAGGAGACCGCACTGGCCAGCGTTCATGCCCATCTGCTTGAAATAGACTCCCATCAGAGGAAAAAGGGAACCAAAGGCcgaatagaaaaagaagtagAAGGTTTTCACGGTAAGCAATTCCTGATCTACGGAACCAAACAGGTACTCGATCACGTCGCTCTTGCCACGAATCTTGTGCGTCGCCTCCTTTGGTTGAGGATACAAGGTGGGATCGACCTCTCCTTGGGCTTGTGGGTCCACTATGGGCCTGGCACCTGGCACCTGTTGTATCGTTCTACCAGGACCCTCCTGCGATGTTCCATCGGCTGCCCCATAATCGTAATCCTCGTGTGCATAGTAATTCGGCATGACTGGAGCCCAGGATTGTGGCTATCCTATCCTCGGATCTACGTTCTTCTTCCTCTGAGACACTTAGATTGAATCGAATGGAGAAATCGATGACCACCGTGGTATCCAGAATTGGAGAAACGATATCCAACCGATTCTAAGAATCGGCCCCACCTTGACGAGTGTATTCACGAGTGTAGTTCCTCGAGTAAGTTCTCCTTCGAGCGTCTGTCGTCTTTCGGGGATCACCAGCTACAATCCTTTTAGACGAGCGTCGAATCGATGGCCCAGCGTGTGGCACCTTTTGCTCGCGAAATCGATAGTCCTGGCAGTGCGCCCGCGCAACTTGCACCCCCTTGCGCACCCTACCGACGACTCGGCCGGTGACACATCGCTAGCGATGGACGCTCGATCCTATCCCGTACCAGCTTTCGAACAAGTGGTCTAGGTGCTCTTGTCAATCGTGttgtatttctttcaaattcgatatttGGCAGAAACTGGAGATCTTTGATAAACGAAGGATTATATCGTGGTTAATAAGAGTTGGATAGAAAGAGTATGTAGATCTTCGAGAATTATATCATTAGATAGTAGAAGAGTTTGGAT
Encoded here:
- the LOC122575414 gene encoding major facilitator superfamily domain-containing protein 6 isoform X2, producing MPNYYAHEDYDYGAADGTSQEGPGRTIQQVPGARPIVDPQAQGEVDPTLYPQPKEATHKIRGKSDVIEYLFGSVDQELLTVKTFYFFFYSAFGSLFPLMGVYFKQMGMNAGQCGLLMGLRPFIEFLSAPFWGSLADRWQKGKVIFLASLSCWIIFTLPLAFMQPPATSCWVIRNNTPYLEPPNPKLRIVKRSANLDDFYHRNDEECLEIADNVVFERLRKDSKLNPLAALSLQMNKGTMNDVGENYDLNNDRVRRETQEGTSTSTEESPVEDLKYKQLVFEENDPEAKTIDFETLQRKNRPADVLEYKRFLNNQPLDDGRPPKKAYTHTKTRVKPPPMKVMVKRDASDEVSEEKESLSKFQTTTVRSPSKVSLLDEEEEEEEANENDENDDEDVQMPLVRTKRYVNVPHSGKSPHSVSNAANYNEEENKGWVKPLYSSIVYRLPDIQKTFFLLLLLVIVGEFFSAPAITLADSAVITLLGEDADKYGHQRMFGSLGWGLAMFFVGIALDHSTAFSEHPCGPDAMEKNYTICFAIFSVLMGAALITATQINFKYDFPVTELEVEKPPAEPTREEQLQSQLSQQLNLPSLQDSSAAVNLNVKQQPPEGKTKMFAQTTREIPEWVTVLKQFKDLKCASFLFVAWFMGFGIGLIFTFLFWHLQDYNGTPTLFGVASVINHISEIFAYFFSFKLIRQIGHVKVLCMGLGGNVFRFLYISYLTIPWWVLPFEFIQGITHAAVWAACCSYISHNTPPQLRTSAQGVLQGIHHGLGRGCGAVIGGMFVDAYGTTATFRAYGLICIVVLGAFVFINFYRKDTGFVSELPQTEDPRQVAEATHLAPHGVPSNAIPRALSSTRLHELANQDTGYGATYQTGDTLNVPGANGGPVNPTNPFLNTGGGGGGGYNYALQ
- the LOC122575414 gene encoding major facilitator superfamily domain-containing protein 6 isoform X1; translated protein: MPNYYAHEDYDYGAADGTSQEGPGRTIQQVPGARPIVDPQAQGEVDPTLYPQPKEATHKIRGKSDVIEYLFGSVDQELLTVKTFYFFFYSAFGSLFPLMGVYFKQMGMNAGQCGLLMGLRPFIEFLSAPFWGSLADRWQKGKVIFLASLSCWIIFTLPLAFMQPPATSCWVIRNNTPYLEPPNPKLRIVKRSANLDDFYHRNDEECLEIADNVVFERLRKDSKLNPLAALSLQMNKGTMNDVGENYDLNNDRVRRETQEGTSTSTEESPVEDLKYKQLVFEENDPEAKTIDFETLQRKNRPADVLEYKRFLNNQPLDDGRPPKKAYTHTKTRVKPPPMKVMVKRDASDEVSEEKESLSKFQTTTVRSPSKVSLLDEEEEEEEANENDENDDEDVQMPLVRTKRYVNVPHSGKSPHSVSNAANYNEEENKGWVKPLYSSIVYRLPDIQKTFFLLLLLVIVGEFFSAPAITLADSAVITLLGEDADKYGHQRMFGSLGWGLAMFFVGIALDHSTAFSEHPCGPDAMEKNYTICFAIFSVLMGAALITATQINFKYDFPVTELEVEKPPAEPTREEQLQSQLSQQLNLPSLQDSSAAVNLNVKQQPPEGKTKMFAQTTREIPEWVTVLKQFKDLKCASFLFVAWFMGFGIGLIFTFLFWHLQDYNGTPTLFGVASVINHISEIFAYFFSFKLIRQIGHVKVLCMGLGGNVFRFLYISYLTIPWWVLPFEFIQGITHAAVWAACCSYISHNTPPQLRTSAQGVLQGIHHGLGRGCGAVIGGMFVDAYGTTATFRAYGLICIVVLGAFVFINFYRKDTGFVSELPQTEDPRQVAEATHLAPHGVPSNAIPRALSSTRLHELANQDTGYGATYQTGDTLNVPGANGGPVNPTNPFLNTGGGGGGGYNYGMTGNGEDEYIRRSFQLYNEVISREFDLVKPPPIVTHLHAQQPCTNPFHQHDYEW